The region AAACCGGACAGCTATTTCTTCCCGGAGCGCGATATCGCAGACGGAAACCTTGCACCAGAGAGCGTGAAAAACAAGTTGGTGGATGAAATGCCCGATCCATTACGTGTCTCAGTGGAAATGGAGCACCAACTCTTCGATTTTTTAAATTCGGATACAGCATTTCTTGCTAGCTACAATGTGGTTGACTACTCGCTGTTTCTGGTCAGGATTCCCGGGCCCGCGCAACGATTGGGTTCTCAACATTCTGAAAACACGGCTAGGAGTGATGATGCTCTACCAGCAGCTTGGGGGAAGGTGGACGAATCCTGGCGAAGAGGTGTAACATCAGTTGACGGCGAGTGGATATACCGTATTCTCATAATAGATTTCTTCTGGGCTAGACACAAGCTGCAGCCGAAGACGATGTCCGGCCTCGTTCAGGCATTCAATTTCTTTGCGAAGAAAGGCCCAATGAGTATCACCACAGACCCGTTTGAGTACAGGAGGCGCTTTTTGGATATGGCTCAAAAATTGGTCCAGGGAGCTGACAGCTAGGGAAAGACGGCATGGATAGTAGAATAATAACAATAATTAACTTGTGATGACTTCGTATTGATGGATACCCAACATCATGCTCTGTGTTTCCACATGCGATTGATCCAACCATTCCAACCGTTTAGCTCTTTGATTGACTGAAACTGGCTCATTTTGGTAATGAATAATCGATGGAGAAAAACCGATTGCGTTTATAAATACTAGTTTCCCCTGGAGTCACTCAAGCCTTCACAGCAGGCAGTCACGCGATTTCACGAGAAGTTATTTGGAACAGGATTCGTATTAGAGTATATTTCACGGAGAACATCGGAGCCCCAGAATAAACCAACTATCATTTCATCATTATAGCAATCGCTATTCCTGTTTATCATAACTGCAACCCATCTTAAACCGAAACAAACTCCTAGGCCAGCACTAGTCCCCGAAATGCTAACGCCACGTCTTGGGATCCAGCTTTATCCGAACTTGTGGGTATGTCCATCCAATATCGTGGTGATCAAGAATTCACTCCCCATACATTTCAAACCTTCGAACTAGTATGCTCTCTTATATCGTCGCCCCCTTCGATCATCAGTATAGTAATATCTTTGACCGCTTCTGCCCCTGCCGGTATCCGCGACAACAACAGGTGCAGGAATCGACATTTCCGAAGTGTGAGAGTATCTTCTGGGGCGCGAGTGATGCCGGGAATGGTGACGGTGGCGCTTGGGCTCAACGTCGTGATAAAGGGCCTCTCGCTCCTGCGGCGGTGCACCGAGGTTGAAACATGAGCGCACGACCCAGATGAGTAACAGGATGCCAACAACCGAGCCGATTATTATTCCCGCGATCGCGCCTGCGCTCAATGTACTCGTAGAGTTCCCATTGCTACTGTCCGCGGTAACTGTTACCGTGGTAGTCGCTTGTCGAGCGAATAGGGACGCCTTTGTGGCAGCAAGAGCAGATGTAGGTGTTGTATCTCCATGTTTTTCGAAAGAGATGAATGGCCAAGGCAATCCGCTTTGCTTATTCACTGGAGCCATTGTACCGGGAGGCCTTGCTTGGGCGTGGCGAAGTAACTAGGCTGGAGGTGGGTTGAA is a window of Pochonia chlamydosporia 170 chromosome 5, whole genome shotgun sequence DNA encoding:
- a CDS encoding mipc synthase protein (similar to Neofusicoccum parvum UCRNP2 XP_007581629.1), encoding MRHGTWYIEEREYAESFRRPRSDSTDSGHSRNWKADLIPLGDLGYSGSTFLITSNEKYLVKSLDRRFEYRFFMYEILQSYIDHMTTYPGSLLARVTDLLCVTTTTLGGLLGLAPTHLIVMENLTHGKGLENDDTLTAQWSTYDLKPDSYFFPERDIADGNLAPESVKNKLVDEMPDPLRVSVEMEHQLFDFLNSDTAFLASYNVVDYSLFLVRIPGPAQRLGSQHSENTARSDDALPAAWGKVDESWRRGVTSVDGEWIYRILIIDFFWARHKLQPKTMSGLVQAFNFFAKKGPMSITTDPFEYRRRFLDMAQKLVQGADS